The stretch of DNA TGAGTGTCGTGGTCACTACCGACGGCGAGCCCAACCTGGCCCAGGATGTCGCCGAGCAGATCAAACAGGCGTGCTGGGCCAAGCGGCAGTCCTTCCATACCGACATGGTGTCGGTCGAAGAGGCCGTCCGCGAGGCAATGGCGACCGAGGCCGGTCCGGTCATCCTGGGCGACCTGGCCGACAGCGGCGGGGCCGGCACGCCGGGCGACGGCACGGCGATTCTGTCCGAGTTTCTCAAGCAGGGCGCCAGCGGTGCGGTCATCGGCAATATCGCCGATCCCGAGGCTGTCCAGGCCGCCATACAGGCCGGGATCGGCAAGAACGTCAGCCTCAGCGTTGGCGGCAAGGCCGACCGGTTTCACGGCGACCCGGTCGAGATCAGCGGCCGGGTGCGTTCCATCCACCAGGGCGTCTTCACCACCGGCACGGCGTTCATCTCCATGACCTTTGACCGCGGCCCCACCGTGGTCGTCGACTGCGGCGGGATCGAGGTGATTCTGACCTCACGGCCAGTGCTGGTGTTTGAACCCAACCACTTCCGCAGCCTGGGCATTGAGCCGACCGAGCGCAAGATATTGGCCTGCAAGGCCGAGATGCAGCACCGGGCCGGCTTTGCCGAGGTCGCGGCCAAGATCATCGACGTGGATACGCCCGGGCTGGCCACCCAGATCCTGTCGCGCCTGCCGTACGCAAAGATCCGGCGCCCGGTGTTTCCCCTGGACGATATCTAAAAAAGGACGGAGCGGTGGCGAAGTTCATCGTCACGGATGTGTTTGGAGAGGCGGTGATCGCCACTTTTGCCTCCTGGGATCATGTCACCACCCGACATACCGAAATGATCGGGAAGGAAGATCAGGTGAGAGCTGCCATAGAACATCCTGATAGCGTATATGAAGGGAGGACACCGGAACACAAGCTTTTTACCGCGCGGAACATCACGACAGGGTTCTGGGCAGGGAGTATCACGACCGCTGTCGTACGATACAGAAAAGGGGTAGGTTATTTGAACACTGCTTACCTCACGACTTTGGAACCCAGAGGGAGGGTCTTATGGCCGCATCCATAACGTGTGTCGGGCGGCTTGAGCTTTCGTATGATCGTGACGCCGATGTCCTCTACATCTCCATTGGGACTCCTCGACCGGCCTATTCTTATGCAGAGGACCATGGCCTCCTCCTCCGCAAAGACCCGGAAAATGGAGACCTCGTGGGCGCCACTATTCTCGATTACGAGGAGCATTTTCGCCGGCTTCCAGACCTCTCTTGGTTGACGGCGACCCCCTTACCCGAGGAGATTATCGCCTATCTCCGAGAGCGTCCCTCTCTCCCCTCCTGACCGAGATGGAAAACGCAGTGGTCGGCTGGCCTGCCGAGGGAGAGCCAGCCGAACCACATGCTTGCCCTAGGCACGCATTTCGTGACGAGTGCTCAAAAGCCCTTGACGCCTTTATCGAGCTGGACGCCAAAGGTGTTCAGGGCCATTGACACCAGATTGTACTGCCCGACGGTGAACACCACATCCATCAGCTGCTGGGTGTTGTAGCGCTCGCCCAGGGCCGCCCAGGTCGCGTCGCTGATCAGCGCCTCGGCGTGCAGCTCGTCCGCAGCCCGCAACAGGCTGGCGTCAAACGGGTCCCAGGCCGGGTCGTCGGGGCCTTTTTTGATCCGGGCAATCTCCTCATCGCTCAGGCCGGCCTGGCGGCCGAACAGCACGTGCTGGCCCCACTCATACTCGGCCTGACACAGCCAGCCGATGCGCAAGATCAACAGTTCCCGTTCACGGGGCGCCAGGGTCTGGCTGTCGCCCATGACGTGAAAGGCCCACACGTTAAACTTCTTGGCCGCCTCCCAGTGCCGGGCCAGGGTGCCCATGACGTTGTAGACCACGCCTTCTTTGTAGCGGGACTCCAAGACCTCGCGCTGTTCGTCGGTCCATTCCGATTCGGTCAAGGGTTCGATCCGGGCTAGTGACAGTTTCATACGCCGTCCTCCTCTTCTTCATATGGGTCAGCAGTTTTATAGAAGAGATAGTGTGCTAGGATCAAGCCGTTCCAAGTCCAAAACGTCCGGGCCGAGGAGGAACATCATGCCGCACAGCAGCTATACATTGGACGACATCAAGCTGTCGGACTGGGACTTTTGGCTCAAGCCGCACGAAGAGCGGGCTGCGGCCTTTGCCTTCCTGCGGCAACATCATCCCATCGCCTTCTTTGAAGAGGGCGAGACCAGCATGGCCATGCCGGGCCCCGGCTATTGGGCGGTCACCCGCCACGCCGATGTCTTGCATGCCAGCCTGAATCCGCAGATTTTTTCCTCGGCCCAGGGTATTACCGTCACCGACGCCCCGCCGGAGGCT from Desulfurellaceae bacterium encodes:
- a CDS encoding M81 family metallopeptidase, with protein sequence MRVAVGGYLVAVNTFVEQRMGLELFQKSVVAGDALLNAGSGDSAIYGFLEGARQRQWDAVPLQFMFPGVGGKATRDAHEWAKDSFLKQLRQAGPVDGIFIQLHGTGAAEHLDDCEGDLLAAIREAVGDKVVLMASLDGHANVTPLMVEQTDLLIGVKTNPHYDFVPVGRKAAQVMAGMFDASLSPTAVRAQPAMSPALQKLYIAPGWPMEHLMRQAQNLAASDTRILDVSLLEGFFCSEIPETGMSVVVTTDGEPNLAQDVAEQIKQACWAKRQSFHTDMVSVEEAVREAMATEAGPVILGDLADSGGAGTPGDGTAILSEFLKQGASGAVIGNIADPEAVQAAIQAGIGKNVSLSVGGKADRFHGDPVEISGRVRSIHQGVFTTGTAFISMTFDRGPTVVVDCGGIEVILTSRPVLVFEPNHFRSLGIEPTERKILACKAEMQHRAGFAEVAAKIIDVDTPGLATQILSRLPYAKIRRPVFPLDDI
- a CDS encoding DUF2283 domain-containing protein: MAASITCVGRLELSYDRDADVLYISIGTPRPAYSYAEDHGLLLRKDPENGDLVGATILDYEEHFRRLPDLSWLTATPLPEEIIAYLRERPSLPS
- a CDS encoding carboxymuconolactone decarboxylase family protein; protein product: MKLSLARIEPLTESEWTDEQREVLESRYKEGVVYNVMGTLARHWEAAKKFNVWAFHVMGDSQTLAPRERELLILRIGWLCQAEYEWGQHVLFGRQAGLSDEEIARIKKGPDDPAWDPFDASLLRAADELHAEALISDATWAALGERYNTQQLMDVVFTVGQYNLVSMALNTFGVQLDKGVKGF